DNA sequence from the Spartobacteria bacterium genome:
AACGCTGCTGGGATGCACTGAGCTTTATGCAGCAGGCCGCCATGCAATATCAAATGGTTATCGCCGGCAGTCTGCCTTTTAAAGAAGACGCAGCCTTTGTGAATCGGCTGTTTGTCTGTACTCCCACCGCCGATGAAACGGCATGGTACGACAAAATGCATCTCTTTGCCCCCTTTGGAGAAAAGGAATCAACCACCGCCGGTCAACGCTGTATCGCAGTGGATTGCGGCGAAGCTGGCATCTGGGGATGTTCCATCTGCTATGACATCCGATTCCCTGAATTATATCGCAGTTACGCCCTGTCCGGCGTCGACGGCTGTCTGGTAAGCTCCGCCTTTCCGTCGGCACGCAGAGATCACTGGACAACGCTCGTTCGTGCCCGCGCCATGGAAAATCAGATGCTCATGGCAGCATGCAACCGCGTGGGACGTGAAACCATGCGTAACGGAATAGATGTCACTTTTGGCGGCGCATCGCTGCTGGTAAATACCGATGGATCCATCATCGTGCAGGGACCCGACAACGAAGAAGCCATTGTTCTCGGCCGCTGTCCGCTACGAGAGAACAGAAAACCATCAAGTTATGATGTACTCGGCGACATCAGTCCCTGCGGGTACGTCTGCTAGCCTAATCGCTGCTAGAGCAGTCGAAGAGCCTTTTCCAACAGCGAAGGCGGACATCCGAAGTTAAGCCGCACATAACCGGGCAGTCCAAAGGCGGTGCCATCGGACAGCCCTAGTTTTCGGTTAAGATAATAATCGAAGGGCGATTCGACATCCAGTCCCCGTGCATCAATCCATGCCAGGTACGTCGCTTCAGTATGCGCCATAGATAAACCGGGAGTATGGGCTACGACCGTTTCCACACGATCGCGGTTTTCACGCAACACAGTCAGCAGATCGTCCAGCCAGGGTTGTCCGTCGCGATAGGCGGCCAGTGTCGCTTCCAGTCCCATGAGATTGACAAAGGGCCGCACGCCCTCCCCGGTCTGGACAAAAGTTTTTCGTAATTCCGGATTAGGAATCACCGCAAAACCACAGTTTAATCCGGCGATATTAAATGTTTTCCCGGCAGAAAACAACGTGATGGTGCGGGCCTCTGTGTCGGAACTCAGCGTAGCCACAGGGATATGCGGTTTATCTTCATCCAGCAAGAAATCACAATGAATTTCGTCGGAGCAGATCACGAGCTGATGCGCTTCGCAGAAGGCGGACAATTGCGACAGTTCCTCTTTGTTCCAAATACGTCCTGTAGGATTCTGCGGACTGCAGAACAATAACAGCTTCATAGAGGACGTGACCGCCGCTTCCATGGCATCCCAGTCGATCTGCCAGCGATTGTCCTTGCAGATCATACCGACCGGCACCGTGCGGCATCCACTTTGGACGGGCGCACCAAGGAATGGCGGATAAATAGGCGATATGACCAGCACATCGTCACCTGGCTTGGCGATGGCCTTGACGGTCATGTTGACTCCGGGTACCAGTCCGGGGAGCCAGACGATGGATTGGGCATCGATGCGCCAGTTGTACAATCGCTGCATTCGTTGAATAATGATATTCGTCAGTTCTTCGGGAACCAGCGTATAGCCAAAGACGCCATGCTGAGCGCGTTTAACCAGCGCGTCAATCACAGGCTGCGGCGAGGGAAAATCCATATCCGCCACCCATAAGGGCAGAACATCTGCGGGGAAATGATCCCACTTCAGGCTATGAGTGTTGTGTCGGTCAATCTCGTGGTTAAAATCAGTCATGGTCTATTTCCAGAGCGGAGAAGGATAGATCCCCTGATCAATCATTTTCTGAACCGAAGCAATAACCGATGGTTTGTCTTCACTGTAGGTGACGCCAAACCAGGACGAAGAGGTTTCAATGACTTGTACCGAACACTGATTGTGTTTGATCCAACCGTCCACGACAGAGGGGATATAGCACTCGGATTTCATTTCTGCGCCCTGCTCGGTCAGGAACCGGCAAAACGCATCCCATCCATGATCAAAAAAGGCAGGTGTAAATCCCCACATGTTCATAGAAACGGGTGTGTCGTCAGCCAGCGTTTTGGGCAGGCCGTTGACCTGCGCGATAATGCTCCCATTTGAATCGCGCTGTATATCCGTGCACTCTTCCACATCCTGAAGAAAATGATCACTGCTCAACGCACAAATCCCGCGTGCGACCGACCCGTTTTCCGACAAGGTATTGGCCAGCCGGAATCCAACCAGTGCATAATCGACAGCGTCCACCGACGAGTGACGCAAGTAGTCTGCCAGCTGCACGAAAGACGCCCGACCGTAAAAATCATCGGCATTAATTACGCCAAATGGCGACTGAATGCATTGTGATGCCACCAGCACCGCATGAGCGGTTCCCCATGGCTTGGTGCGGCATTCCGGCACCGTGAATCCCGATGGGATGCAGTTCAGTTCCTGAAAGGCATACTCCACATCCATCACTTTTTCTACGCGCTTCCCGATGTGCTCGCGAAAAGCGGCTTCGATATCTTTGCGAATGATAAAAACCACTTTTTTGAAGCCCGCCTGCAAGGCATCATAAATGGAATAATCCATAATGACCTCACCACCGGGCCCGACAGGGTCCAACTGTTTTAATCCACCGTAACGACTTCCCATGCCTGCCGCCATAACAACCAATGCTGGTTCCATGATCTATATCTCCTCAATCAATTGATAATTGTCGTAATATAATGAAAGGAAAGATTATGATTCATTTCGACGAGCTTATCAACCCCTATTCAACGTGCGGCATATTCTATGCAGAAAACGCAGAACTGCTCTCCATTGACGGATATCCGGTGAAAACCGAACCGCGACGAGTGTAAACTAAGGGACATGCTATTATTCCATGTAAACTAAGGGACATGCTATTATTCCAAGTGTAAACTA
Encoded proteins:
- a CDS encoding putative C-S lyase; amino-acid sequence: MTDFNHEIDRHNTHSLKWDHFPADVLPLWVADMDFPSPQPVIDALVKRAQHGVFGYTLVPEELTNIIIQRMQRLYNWRIDAQSIVWLPGLVPGVNMTVKAIAKPGDDVLVISPIYPPFLGAPVQSGCRTVPVGMICKDNRWQIDWDAMEAAVTSSMKLLLFCSPQNPTGRIWNKEELSQLSAFCEAHQLVICSDEIHCDFLLDEDKPHIPVATLSSDTEARTITLFSAGKTFNIAGLNCGFAVIPNPELRKTFVQTGEGVRPFVNLMGLEATLAAYRDGQPWLDDLLTVLRENRDRVETVVAHTPGLSMAHTEATYLAWIDARGLDVESPFDYYLNRKLGLSDGTAFGLPGYVRLNFGCPPSLLEKALRLL
- a CDS encoding nucleotidyltransferase → MEPALVVMAAGMGSRYGGLKQLDPVGPGGEVIMDYSIYDALQAGFKKVVFIIRKDIEAAFREHIGKRVEKVMDVEYAFQELNCIPSGFTVPECRTKPWGTAHAVLVASQCIQSPFGVINADDFYGRASFVQLADYLRHSSVDAVDYALVGFRLANTLSENGSVARGICALSSDHFLQDVEECTDIQRDSNGSIIAQVNGLPKTLADDTPVSMNMWGFTPAFFDHGWDAFCRFLTEQGAEMKSECYIPSVVDGWIKHNQCSVQVIETSSSWFGVTYSEDKPSVIASVQKMIDQGIYPSPLWK